GGAGTCGGCCAAACGGGCCCGGATGCCTTCCTTAATCACCAAGCGGTCAATGACCACATCAATATCATGTTTTTTGTTCTTATTGAGTTCGGGCAGTTCTTCCACGTCATACATCTCACCGTCGATCCGGACGCGGACGTAACCTTGTTGTTGGACCTTTTCCAGGAGCTTCTTGTGTTGGCCCTTCTTCCCGTAAACGATGGGCGCTAAAATTTGGATCCGGGTCCGCTCTTCTAAATTCTTGACCTGGTCAATCATCTGGTCGATGGACTGACTTTGGATCTTGGTCCCGTCATTAGGACAAATCGGATGCCCCACCCGGGCAAAAAGCAACCGCAAATAGTCATTGACTTCCGTAATCGTCCCCACGGTTGAACGGGGATTGCGGTTGGTAGTCTTTTGGTCAATAGAAATAGCAGGACTCAAACCATCAATGGAATCGACATCCGCCTTCTTAATATTGCCCAAGAATTGGCGGGCAAAGGCTGACAAGGACTCCACATAACGGCGTTGTCCCTCGGCATAGAGGGTGTCAAAGGCCAAGGAGGATTTCCCTGAACCGGACAGACCGGTAATGACCACCATCTGGTTACGAGGAATGGTCACATCAATATCTTTTAAATTATGAGAGCGTGCACCACGCACGACAATTTCTTCTTTCAAATCGGTCACTTCCTTAATTAAACAAAAAGGCAGCTCAAAGCTTTTCCTTTTCGTTCCTTACTCTGATACAAACTGGTGTTCTGGTAATAGTTTACCACAAATCAAGCCCCAAACCTAGAAAAGCCAGCTCCAGTGGCCCGGTCGGGATTGCACCCTTCATTATAACCAGCCAAGACTCGGAATTAAAGCGATCACCTTTCAGAACAGAGTGCGACAGTCACAACAAAGGACGAAACCACTGGAGAAAACTGGTATAAGCTCAGTGAAGCTGAGCGTTACCAGTTTTTGAAGTGGACGTTCGTCCTGTGACTGGAGCACGTTTAAGAGAGTGCGAGCTGACGACAAAAAAGTGAAACGTTGGAAGAAATATGCGGTAATCCTTGAAAAGGATTGCCAAATATTTCTGAAGCGGAGCTCACTTTTGACAGCGAGCAGGTTTGAAAAGGATGTGGCAAGCGCGCCAAAGGGCAAAACTGCTAGAAACATATTTCGCTTAGAGAATTCGTATATTAAAAAAGACTGGCCCTTGTATCCCAGTCTCCTAAATTGGTTTATCTATTCTCTGTTTAGCTCTGCCAAAATTCTGCGATCAAGTGAGCTAATGCTTTGGGATTGTCGACATTGACTTCATGTCCTGAATTTTTCAACAGTCTCAATTCACTATTTTTAATCCCACCATGAAACCTTTCGCTGCTCTTCCGATTAAATTGATCTTTGTCTCCGCAAATTAATAAGGTCTTACAAGATATATTTTCTAAATGAGTCGCAATGCTAAGACCTTTGGTTGAGGCTATCAGGCTGATAAATTCTTCTTTGCCTAGCCCTAATTGTTTAAAATTTGACTCTGGCATCAGCTTAAATACCATTGATTGTATAGTCATCAATAATTTAGGGATCTTGTAAGGAACGCCGATTAAAATTAAGGCATTGACCTGCTCCGGGTAATTTTTGGCATAGTCTAAAGCCAGTAAGCCTCCTACAGAAAGGCCACATAAATTGACCTTGCCAGAATAATTATTGACTTGCCTTTCAAAGTTTTGATAAAGAGTTTGATATGTATAAGGATCATTCTCAAATAATTCATAGAGGTTGGGGCACTGAACCGTCAATTTTTCAGCTTCCAAGTACCTTTTCACTTGGTCCCAACTGGTATGATCTTGGCCTAAGCCGTGGATTAAAATATTCTTCATATATCGACCTTTCTAGATTTGTCTATAGATATTATATAAAAAAGAGGTCAGGATCCTAAATCCCAACCTCTATCATAATTTATCTTTTTCTACTACTTTTAAGCCATTTCAATAATCCCGGCTGTGCCCTATCAATAAAAAAGCCGCTGACTTTCGCCAGCGACTCTAGTGAAAAGGTGTGACTGTCACACTCTACTTAAAATGTGCTCCAAGCGCGAGGTGAGCTCCATTTCAGAAGTCCTTGTAAATCCTATTTGAGGATTTACTGCGCACTTCTTCCAATGCTCTCCCCTCTTGTTGCGCTTGTCGCACTCTATTTCTCTTTCTTAATGCCGTAAGAGTCAACCAATTCAACGGTCCGTTCTTCCCCTTCGTGGAGGTTACCGCTCATTTCATAGAATTCAATTAAGAATTCATCTTCGGTGACAGTGTAAACCGCGAAGTTTTGATTTTGAGATTGACGGTAGTTTTCGTGTTTGTGGTCGAATTTTGGTGAGTCATCGGGTTGCTTAGCCACATCGAAGAGACCGTTCCAAAGTTCCACATCGTCTTCAGTCATCCAGTCTAATTTAGGACGAACCTTGTGTACATGGTCAGCCCCCTTCATATAGATGGCGTCATAGGCCTTGGTTCCTGAGGTGTTAGGGATGATGTAGGTCACGCCTTCCGGGTTCACGTGGTATTCCACCCCATCTTTTTCGACTTTTTCAGTGTCTTCGACTTCCCCGTAAGAGAAGTTATCGGAGGTATAAACCAGAGACTTGGTCCGGGTTAAGTTGTGGTCATGGCCTTGGAGAACCACATCCACATCGAGTTCGTCCGCTAATTTAGCGAATTCTTCTCGGGTCACTTGCACGTCCTCATCTTGGAGGGCGTGGTAGGAAGCTGAGTAGATGGGTTTAAGGGTGTCGGCCCCGTAAGCCGCCTCGTTATTGACATTAGCATTCCAGTAAGCATTTTGGGTATCGGTATAGTGAATAAATTGGAAAGGCTCGCCTTTTTCACCAGAAGTTCTGAAGGATCCTACCTTGGAAAAGCCACCCTCGTCAGAACCCACTTGGTAGTAGTATTGGGTGTCAGCCTCGAGGTCATCGGCTTCAGCCTTGTAGGAGTATTCGGTCACATCTTGGAGTTCCAAGTAACCTAAGGAGCTCCCTTCAGAAGTCCATTCGGTATTATCGGTCGTGATTTGTTCGTCGGTGAAGTAACCTTCAACTTCTTCCGGTTCACCGTTCTCGTCGACAATGAAATTGCCGTCTTCATCCTTAGTGGCCGCCGCATAGATATAATAGCCATCCTTGTCACGCTCCGCATATTCAGAGGTCACCTCGGTCGCTTCCGCTGCGAATTCAACTGGATCGGACATATCTTCAGATTTTGACACTTTCACCTTGGCATCTGACATTTTGTCAGTGGTATACCAGTTAAAGCCCATGGCATCCGTGGTTTCTTCTAAAAGGTTGGTGGCAATCCGGTTAGGTTCATTATTGACAGGTACCGGAGCCACTTCAGGTTTGTCGTCTTGGAGTTCGATTAAATCTAAGCCATTCTCTTCGCCATAAACCGGGTCAACTTCCTCAGCCTCTTCACCCGCTTTAGAATCCTTGGCTCCCTTAGCGCTTTCTTCCGAGCCCTTGTCCTCTGAAGCCACGCTCTCTTCGACTGCACTATCGGCCGAAGCATTATCGCTGTTCTCATTCGTTTCAGCGCAGGCCCCCAAGACAAAAATCGAGGTCAGCAAAAGCCCCACTTTTTTGATACGATCATCCCAATGCATACGGTCTGTATCTCCTTTCAAAATATCATTTTTACTTTAAGTAAATCCAACTTGCCCTCACTATAGCAAAGCATTGTAAAAAAGCTGTAAATTTATCGTAAGTTTTAAGTAAAAGTGAAATTTTGGTGAGTAAAGCGAATAATACTCACAGTAATTATAATAAAGTTCACAATTCACATGATTTCAGAAAATTTTAACTGTTATTCCCGGCTATTGTGCAATGCAAGCTAGTGTGCTATACTTTACTTGAAGAGGTACTGGGCATTGCAAGATACTAATTGAATTAAAATAGTGAGGGGAGTTGTCCATGTGAACAGTCAATTGAAAAAAGGCGTTCTGGAAATGCTGGTCCTTCAGCAGTTACGGGAGCGGGATTGCTATGGTTATGAATTGGTCCAAGAAATTTCAGAACATATCGCGATTTCTGAAGGCACCATCTACCCACTCCTACGCCGCCTCAACAAAGAAGCCCTGGTGACGACTTATCTGAAGGAATCCGAATCAGGTCCGCCCCGGAAGTACTACAAAATTTCCAGCCAGGGTTTAGCCACGCTCCAAGAACAGATCGCGGAATGGCAAACTTTCGTCCAAAGAGTCAATGCCATCCTTGAAGGAGGTTAGCTCATGAAAAAAGAAGAATTTATTGACTTACTACGTTTCTACTTACATAAACTGCCCAACTCAGTCATTAATGACATCCTGAGCGACTACCAGGAACACTTCCAAATCGCTCTCAACCAGGGCAAGTCGGAAGAAGAAATCTGCCAGGAACTGGGAAGTCCCAAGCAAATCGCTAAGGAGTACCTGGCCAATGAGCGGGTCTTTATCGATGAACGCCCCCAGCCCCAGCAAGAAACCACTAGTCACAAAACCCGACGCAATCTCTTAATCGCCCTCTTGGTGATCGTCTGCCTGCCCTTGATCCTGGGATTAATTTTAGGTCTAGGCGGAGGGTTCCTAGGACTACTCACCGGTTTTCTGGCCCTGGTTTTTACCATTTTTGTGGTAGCTATCACCCTGCTGGCCAGCCTGGTCAACCCTCAAGCCTTTATGAGTGGGCCTATTCATCTGGGGTTACTGAATGAGCTCCATCCCCTAACCAAGGTCTTTGTGGTGATCTTCTGCTTCTGTATGGTGATCATTCTGATTTACCTCATCTTCCGGTTGCTCAAAGGCTGCTGGAATATGATCAAGAAAACTTGGTATGCCATTCAATGGCGGCGCAAACGAGGTGATTACTAATGAAGAAACAAGGCAATACCGTTGTTCGTAGTATCTGGACCCTCTGTGGGGTCGCTTTTCTAGCTCTAGTTTTGGGGTTCATGTCTTTCTTTTACTTTGACTATGACCATATCGTTAGTGAAATTCAAGCCTACCAGGTCGAGCAAAACGCTGACCACCGGCAACTGGTCTATGAAAAGAACTTTGACCAAGCCTTTGACTTGATGGAAATCGACATTAAAGACCACAGCGAAATCGAAGTTATTCCTGCCGATAGCTATTCAATCAAGATCTGGGACGTCAAAGGAGAGGACTTGAATAATGAGGAAATTCCTAATGATACCGAGTTCTTCGAGGTCCAAGATGATGGGGCCTTCTTAAAAATCAATGAAAAGATTCTCGGCACTGGACAATTCCGTCGCCACCCCATCCGCATCCAAATTGCCGGCCCCGACTTCTCCCAAAGTCGTCTTAACGCCAGCGGCAACTATGCTGATCTCAGTCTCAACCACGCCCTCAAAGACCTCTATTGGGAAGTTTACGACGGCCAAGTCACCATCAAGAGCCCGACCACCTTCCCCATGACCTTAAGTGGCGAGGATGTGGCTGTGGATATGACGGTCGACGAGGCCAATGCGACCTTGTCCTTCAACCACGGCTATTCCCAAGCAACCATTAATGGGCGAAGCTTGGAAATCCCATCCAATCAAGACCTTGACGACTTGGCTACTGAAGAAAGCACCAGTCAGCCTGCCCAACCCTTTGTCCACCAAATTGGTGAGGGACGCGACGCCATCCACTTCAATGGCGAAGACAACACAGTGAGCGTTCGCTACCCAGAAAACTAATTCCCCCTAGAAAACAAACAAGCCCAGGAGTTAATCAAAAGCTCCCGGGCTTGTTTTTTCAGTTTATGTTTAATTATTGTTGTAGTAGTCGCCTTTTTTCATGTCGTTGAAGATCACGTGAACATGGTCTTTCGGAGTCTTGGCGTGCTTAGAGATGCTTTCGGTAATCTCCTTAGCAATGGCCGCCTTGACTTCTTGGGACCGTCCTTCGATGAGTTGAATGTTTACAACTGGCATAGCTAAAACCTCCTCATAAGAATTTAATTTAAATTATACCTTAAAAGAAGAAAAGCGATCAATTCAAGAAGATATTTTTTCTCAGATTGATCGCTAAAAACTTTGATGTGACTGTCGCACTCTATTTACATTTTAATATGCTTTCCTTGAACCATTCTTTGAAGCGGTTGCGGTCGATGGTGGTTGGGACGACGCAGTTTACGGGGCGGTCGGTTTTGTGGTCAAGGTCGACGACGGTTTGCCCATAGGTTAAGGGACTGCCAAGTTCCACTTCGACGTTACATTCCACTTCTTCAAACATTTCGGGTTCTAAGAGGTAGGCGATGGCGGTTGGGTCGTACATTTCCCATTCTTGGTTAGTTTGAGCTGAGCGGTAATGTTGGAGCATGGAGTGAATCATCTTGCCGGTTTCAGTTTTCTCCGCAAGTTCTGCGGCTTCTTCCAGACCAATAGTGGCAATGTAACCAATATCCAATCCCACCATCACGGTCTTGACTGAGGATTGGAGCACCATTTGAGCAGCTTCAGGGTCAGTTCCGATGTTGAATTCATCCATGACATGCTTGTTGCCCCGGGTGAAAGACCCACCCATGATGATAATTTCTTTAATTTTGTCCTTCACTTCAGGATACATGGTCACTAGCAAGGCCACGTTGGTTTGTGGACCTACCGCAACGATGGTGACTTTTTCATCACTTTCCATCAAGACCTTGTGCATGGCGAGAACGGCATGTTCTTCTAAGAGTTGGCTCTTGTCCGGTTCAGGAAAGTCGTAACCGTCCATACCGGATTCGCCGTGGACTTCAGAAGCATCGGTAAACTCGGTCAAGAGCGGTCCGTGGTTACCAGCAGCCACAGGGATATCTTTTTCAAAGAAGTTAACTAATTTTAAGGCATTGGTGGAGGTCTTTTCTAAGGCCACGTTTCCACCCACAGCAGTGATCAATTCCACTTGAACCTTGTCTGAATTCAGGAGAATAGCAGTCGCAATCGCGTCATCAATTCCGGGGTCTGTATCAAAAATGACTTTTCTTACCATGAAAAAATTCCTCCTTGTAAATACTAAGTAACTTTCAAATTTTAACTTACTAAATTATCTAAACCAGTTCCAGTCACACTCTATCCAAACCTGCTCCAAGCGCGAGGTGAGCTCCATTTCAGAAGTGCTATAGCTGTTCGAAGCAAAGCGAGTTACAGATATAGTATGGTAGCTCCCTTCCCTCCTGTTGCGCTTGTCGCACTCTCAAGTTGAGTTCGGAAGGGTGAGGGGATGTCCTTTCAGAAAAGTTGAACGACCAGCAAGCTGGTCTTATCATCTTTTCCTCCAAGGAATCTCCCTCCCTGATCCTTCCTCACACCCTTTTTAAATCTGTTCCAAGCGCAGAGCAAGCGTCCATTTCAGAAAATGACGACAAATTCTCCTTGAGAATTTTTACGTCTTTTTCTTCCAATTGCTATAGCTGTTCGAAGCGTCAGCGAGTTACAGATATAGTATGCGTAGCGGTCTTGCTCTTTGACGCGCTTGTCGCACTCTATCTTTAGAACAAGAACCCTACTATCGTTGCGGTAACCATAGAAGCCAGAGTGGAGACGAGGACGATTTTTAGTGAATATTTGGCTACCACGTTTCCTTGGTGGGCGTCGATGGCTTTGACACCGCCGATGACCATGCCTAGGGTTCCGAAGTTGGCGAAGCTCATGCAGTAGGTGCCCATAATAGCGGCGGTTTTTTCACTTAAACCTTCTAGGGCCGAGAGAGACGTCATAGCCACGACTTCGTTGGCTAGGACTTTTTGGGCCATGACTGAACCGGCTTGGACCATGTCTTCTTTAGGAACACCCATCAAGAAAGCGAATGGGGAGAAGACATAGCCGACTAACTCGGTAAAGGAAATATTGATCAGCCCTTCAAAGAGACTGTTCAACATGGAAATCAAAGCCACGAAACCAATCAGCATAACAGCCACGATCACGGCCGTATTCCATCCGGTCACCATGTAGTCACTCAGCATGGAGAAGAAGGGTTCTTTTTCCTTTTCCCCTTGAGCTTCTTCAGCTTGGTCGCCTTCAATGCCTTCTCGTTCTTGGTAGGCCTGGGTCCCCTTGTCAATCTCTTCCTTGTCATTATAGGGGTTAACGATCACAGAAACCGCTAAGGCCGACAGGAGTTGCATGAGAACACCCACCACCACGTATTGGGGCTTGACTAATTTCATATAGGCCGCCAGCATGGAGACCGTCACCACGGACATGGGAATGACTGCCAGGGTAAATAATTGCTTCTCGCTAGCCCGTCTGACTTGGTCGACAACCGACAGATAGTTAGTCGGGGTCCCAAAGACGGTGGAGGCAATCGGGAAGTAAGATTCCAGTTCCCCAGCTCCGGTCAGTTTATTGATGCCAAAGCCAACCCACTTGACCACAAAGGGCAGGACGCCCAGCCAGTTTAAAACCCCGATCAAGGCGGTAATAAAGACCAGGGGCGCTAGAACGTGGAGGAAGAAGACAAAGCCGTCAGCGGTCAGTTGGATTCCGCCAAAGACGAAGTTGACCCCTTCAATCCCTTGGGCCATCAGCCAGTCCATCCCGCTAGCAATCCCATTCAAAATAGTTAAACCTAAGCTGGTCCGAAACAGGACTAGGGCCAGGACCACCTCAGCAACTAACATAATAGCAACATTCTTATACTTAATATTTTTCCGGTCAAAGGACAGAAAATAACACAAGCCAAAAATGACCAGTAGACCCAGCAGGCCTTGTACAATACTCATTGAATCACTTACCTTTCCAAAGCTTAACAGCTTATCCATTTACTAGAAAAGAAAGTCGACCGCCCCCCTTTTTGGCTTCATTATCATTTTAAAAACGCTTTCATCCATATTTTAACCAAATTTTCGAAATAATGCTATAATCTCTAAATAATTTTTAAATCATTCCCTGTAAAGGCAAATCGATAACGCTTTCAGGTAGAATAGAAAGAGATTGACAGCGCCAGCGAGTTTAAATGGCTCCCTGGGCGCCTAGAGAGGAAGGAAAGTCCCATGGCATTTAGTCCTGCATTCTTACAATTACTGGCCGAGAAATTTCCCAACAAGGCCGCCGCATCTACGGAAATGATTAACTTAGAAGCGATTATGTCGCTCCCCAAAGGCACCGAGCACTTTATGACCGACCTGCACGGCGAATTCGACGCCGTCAACCATGTCCTGCGCAATGGATCGGGAAATATTAAGGAAAAGATCAACGAAATCTTCGGCGACCGCCTATCCACCAAGCGCCGGGCTGAACTGGCCACCATTATCTACTACCCGGAAGAGAAACTTCGTGCTCTGACTAAGGAGATGGAGAGTCAGGAGGAAATCGATGAGTTCTACACCCTGACCACTAGCCGGCTGGTGGAATTGACCCAATTTGTGGTCTCCAAGTACACCCGGTCCAAGGTTCACAAGGCCATGAACCCGGATATGGCCTATATTATGGATGAGTTGATCTTCAAGGACTCCATCCTCTCCAACAAGGAACACTACTATAAGCGCATCATCCAATCGGTCATTGACCTGGACGAAGCGCCCCGGCTAATCACCTGCCTGGCGGAATTGATCCGGGAACTGGTGGTCGACCACCTCCACATCTTAGGCGACATTTATGACCGCGGGCCTGCTCCCGACCGAATCTTAGACCTCCTCATGGAGAAGAATTCCTTAGACATTGAATGGGGCAACCACGACATGATTTGGATGGGCGCTGCTTCGGGGTCCAAGGCATTAATCGCCAATGTGGTTCGGATCCAGGCCCGCTATGATAATCTCTCTGTGATTGAACACGCCTACGGAATCCCCCTCCGGCCTTTGGTCAATTTAGCAGACACAGTTTACCGGGATGCTGACTTAACGGGCTTTATGCCCAAACTGGCCCAAGACCATGACTACCACCATGATGAAGTCGAACAATTGGCCCGGATGCAGCTGGCCATGGCCATTATTCAGTTTAAGTTAGAGTCTCAAGTTATCCGCCGCCATCCTGAATTCGGCTGTGACAACCGCCTGCTTTTAGATAAGATCGACTACCAGGCGGGAACCATTAACTGGCAAGGCAAGACCTATCCTTTAGTCAATACCTCTTTCCCCACTGTGGATCCAAAAGACCCCTATGCCTTGACTGAAGAAGAGGATGCGGTCATGGAAGCCCTCCAAGCCGCCTTTCTGGATAGCGAACGTCTCCAAAAGCACGTGGCCTTCTTGATTAATAAAGGATCTATGTATAAGATTTATAACAATAATCTCATGTTCCACGGCTGTATCCCCATGAATGAGGACGGCAGCTTTATGGCGGCTACCATTGATGGGGAAACCCTGGCTGGCCAAGACCTCTTGGATAAGTTTGACCAGGTAGTCCGGCGCATGTATGCCCAACGCCAAAGTGATGAAAGTAAGAACCCCGACCTCGACTTCGCCTGGTACCTCTGGCAGGGCGAAGGGTCGGCCCTCTTCGGTAAGAAACAAATGGCTACCTTTGAACGCTACTTTATCGCCGATAAGGAAACCCACCAGGAACACCGCAATGTTTACTACTCCTGGCGGGAAGATATCGACTTTGTCCGCCGAGTTCTAGAAGAGTTCGACATCGATCCTGACAAGGGCCATATCATTAACGGCCACACCCCCATCAAGGCCAAGGACGGGGAGGACGCCATTAAGGCGGAAGGCAAGATGATCGTGATCGACGGTGGCTTTGCTCGCGCCTATCAAAAGACCACCGGACTGGGCGGCTTTACCCTGCTCTATAATTCCTATGGTATGCAGCTAGTGGCCCACCACCCCTTCCACGGTAAGGAAGACGCCATCAAGTACGAAACCGATATCGAATCCACCCGCCGCGTGGTCGACAAGGAGTTGGAACGGATCTCAGTTAGAGAAACTGATATCGGTAAGCAACTCACTTGCCAGGTCCAAGCTCTGAAAGCCCTGATTGAAGCTTATCAAGCGGGGTTGATTGGGGAGGAAGTGCATTAAGCTTAGGTCACAACTTTTATAACTAGGAGGTCATTCATTTGGAAGTTCAAGTTAGACAGGTTGGAAATTCATTAGTTCTTCCCCTACCTGATAGCGATAAGATTAGTAGGGGAATGAAATTTTCGGTTGAACGCTACGATAACGGAAGCATTGTTTACACCCCGGTCAAAGAGAACCTCTTTGAAAATCCAGCTATCTTACAATATGCCGACGATTGTAAACAAAATGATCTTTTACTGGAAGAGGAAGACATGAAATCATCACGCAAATAAACGGATCCATTAGAAATATTATCCATGACGACAAAAGGACTAGGTAAAAATTCCTAGTCCTTTTGAATGTGTACAAGTGTATGCCGGTCGCACTCTACTAAAACGTGTTCCAAGCGCAGAGCAAGCGTCCACTTCAGAAAACGACAACGAATTCTCTGTAATAATTCTTATGTCGTTTTCTTCCAGTGGTCTTGCTCTTTGGCGCGCTTGTCACACTCTATTACAAACTCGGCATGTTTTTCAAAGCTTCGCGGGCTTCTTCGACGATGCTGTTAATAATTTCTTTGACTGGGCGAATTTCGGTGATGTTACCGGCTACTTGCCCGATGGTAACGATACCCTTTTCGGTGTCACCTTTGGTAATAGCGGTTAGTAACATTTGGAGGTTGGATTTTTCGAATTCGTCACGGGTTGAACCGTTGTCGATTTCTTCTTGAAGCTTAGCGACCATGTCATTTTGGATTAAACGGACAGGGGCGCCGATGGAACGACCCACAACCACTGTATCGGTTAAACCACAGTTAACGATAGCTTTCTTGTAACCTTGGGCAATTGGAGCTTCTTCACTGGCACAGAAGACGGTTCCTAATTGAACCCCTTCACCACCAAGAGCAAAGGCTGCGGCTAAACCATGGCCGTCAGAAATCCCACCAGCAATGATAACAGGAATATCCACTGCAGCAATCACCGCACGGGCTAAAGGCATGGTAGTGACTTCGCCCACGTGGCCCCCAGCTTCGGTTCCTTCACAGACAACAGCATCAGCACCAGCGTCTTCCATTTTCTTGGCTTGACGGGCGTTAGCTACCACAGGAACCACTTTAATCCCAGCTTCATGTAGAGGCGCGATTAAAGGCGCAGCATTCCCAGCGCCAGTTGTTACCACTTTAATGCCTTCGTCGATAATCACTTCCATGATTTCTTCGGTGTTGTGAGACATTAACATTAAGTTAACAGCAAAGGTCTTGTCAGTGATTTCGCGGACAGCTTTGATTTGTTCACGTAACCAGTCCCCTTTACGGCCAGCGGTAGCAATAACCCCTAAACCACCGGCTTCAGAAACAGCGCCAGCTAGGGGAGCTTCAGCGACACCCGCCATGGACCCTTGGAAAATCGGATACTCAATATTTAATAATTCACAAACTCGGTTCATGCAATCTCTCCTTTTTAAGCTATTTTGTCAACAATTTTATACTGTAAAAGAAATAGTTCTCACAAATCTATTATGTGCTTATATTCACAACATGTAAAATAGTAAGTTTAAGGCCTTGAGATAACTATATTGTTATGGAAGAAATGTAGGGAGTGAGCAATTTGATCGAAAACAATGTCCTCCCCTGATTTAATAGCGAATGAGCACGAGGTTCGCAATTCTAACCCAGTCATGCTAGGATAAAAATGTAGTCGTAAAAAGACAAGCTATTGGTCAGTGGATTATCAGTTGAGCCACTGACGCAGAAAGACCAATAAGGAGGAAACAAACTTATGGCAAAAATTGCAAGTATTATGACCGACCTCTTCGAAGATTCTGAATACACCTCACCAAAGGAAGCGCTCGAAGCAGCGGGTCATCAAGTGGTGCCTGTCGGTTTAGAAAAAGGTGCTACTGTGACTGGTAAAAGTGATGGTACGGAAGTCGAAATTGAAGTCGGCATTGACACTGCTAAAGGCGAAGACTTTGATGCTTTACTGATTCCTGGCGGTTATTCTCCCGATAAAATCCGTAAGTATGAAGATGTTTTGAACTTTGTCCGTCACTTCGCTTACAAACATAAACCCATCTTCACCATCTGCCACGGCCCACAACTCTTAGTCAACGCAGATGTGCTCCACGGTAAAGACATTACCGCTGTGGCCCAAGTTGCCGTTGACGTGAAGAATGCCGGTGC
This genomic stretch from Aerococcus mictus harbors:
- a CDS encoding 2-hydroxymuconate tautomerase, whose protein sequence is MPVVNIQLIEGRSQEVKAAIAKEITESISKHAKTPKDHVHVIFNDMKKGDYYNNN
- a CDS encoding NupC/NupG family nucleoside CNT transporter; translation: MSIVQGLLGLLVIFGLCYFLSFDRKNIKYKNVAIMLVAEVVLALVLFRTSLGLTILNGIASGMDWLMAQGIEGVNFVFGGIQLTADGFVFFLHVLAPLVFITALIGVLNWLGVLPFVVKWVGFGINKLTGAGELESYFPIASTVFGTPTNYLSVVDQVRRASEKQLFTLAVIPMSVVTVSMLAAYMKLVKPQYVVVGVLMQLLSALAVSVIVNPYNDKEEIDKGTQAYQEREGIEGDQAEEAQGEKEKEPFFSMLSDYMVTGWNTAVIVAVMLIGFVALISMLNSLFEGLINISFTELVGYVFSPFAFLMGVPKEDMVQAGSVMAQKVLANEVVAMTSLSALEGLSEKTAAIMGTYCMSFANFGTLGMVIGGVKAIDAHQGNVVAKYSLKIVLVSTLASMVTATIVGFLF
- a CDS encoding DUF1700 domain-containing protein → MKKEEFIDLLRFYLHKLPNSVINDILSDYQEHFQIALNQGKSEEEICQELGSPKQIAKEYLANERVFIDERPQPQQETTSHKTRRNLLIALLVIVCLPLILGLILGLGGGFLGLLTGFLALVFTIFVVAITLLASLVNPQAFMSGPIHLGLLNELHPLTKVFVVIFCFCMVIILIYLIFRLLKGCWNMIKKTWYAIQWRRKRGDY
- a CDS encoding fibronectin type III domain-containing protein encodes the protein MHWDDRIKKVGLLLTSIFVLGACAETNENSDNASADSAVEESVASEDKGSEESAKGAKDSKAGEEAEEVDPVYGEENGLDLIELQDDKPEVAPVPVNNEPNRIATNLLEETTDAMGFNWYTTDKMSDAKVKVSKSEDMSDPVEFAAEATEVTSEYAERDKDGYYIYAAATKDEDGNFIVDENGEPEEVEGYFTDEQITTDNTEWTSEGSSLGYLELQDVTEYSYKAEADDLEADTQYYYQVGSDEGGFSKVGSFRTSGEKGEPFQFIHYTDTQNAYWNANVNNEAAYGADTLKPIYSASYHALQDEDVQVTREEFAKLADELDVDVVLQGHDHNLTRTKSLVYTSDNFSYGEVEDTEKVEKDGVEYHVNPEGVTYIIPNTSGTKAYDAIYMKGADHVHKVRPKLDWMTEDDVELWNGLFDVAKQPDDSPKFDHKHENYRQSQNQNFAVYTVTEDEFLIEFYEMSGNLHEGEERTVELVDSYGIKKEK
- the rihC gene encoding ribonucleoside hydrolase RihC, with amino-acid sequence MVRKVIFDTDPGIDDAIATAILLNSDKVQVELITAVGGNVALEKTSTNALKLVNFFEKDIPVAAGNHGPLLTEFTDASEVHGESGMDGYDFPEPDKSQLLEEHAVLAMHKVLMESDEKVTIVAVGPQTNVALLVTMYPEVKDKIKEIIIMGGSFTRGNKHVMDEFNIGTDPEAAQMVLQSSVKTVMVGLDIGYIATIGLEEAAELAEKTETGKMIHSMLQHYRSAQTNQEWEMYDPTAIAYLLEPEMFEEVECNVEVELGSPLTYGQTVVDLDHKTDRPVNCVVPTTIDRNRFKEWFKESILKCK
- a CDS encoding fructose-1,6-bisphosphatase; the protein is MAFSPAFLQLLAEKFPNKAAASTEMINLEAIMSLPKGTEHFMTDLHGEFDAVNHVLRNGSGNIKEKINEIFGDRLSTKRRAELATIIYYPEEKLRALTKEMESQEEIDEFYTLTTSRLVELTQFVVSKYTRSKVHKAMNPDMAYIMDELIFKDSILSNKEHYYKRIIQSVIDLDEAPRLITCLAELIRELVVDHLHILGDIYDRGPAPDRILDLLMEKNSLDIEWGNHDMIWMGAASGSKALIANVVRIQARYDNLSVIEHAYGIPLRPLVNLADTVYRDADLTGFMPKLAQDHDYHHDEVEQLARMQLAMAIIQFKLESQVIRRHPEFGCDNRLLLDKIDYQAGTINWQGKTYPLVNTSFPTVDPKDPYALTEEEDAVMEALQAAFLDSERLQKHVAFLINKGSMYKIYNNNLMFHGCIPMNEDGSFMAATIDGETLAGQDLLDKFDQVVRRMYAQRQSDESKNPDLDFAWYLWQGEGSALFGKKQMATFERYFIADKETHQEHRNVYYSWREDIDFVRRVLEEFDIDPDKGHIINGHTPIKAKDGEDAIKAEGKMIVIDGGFARAYQKTTGLGGFTLLYNSYGMQLVAHHPFHGKEDAIKYETDIESTRRVVDKELERISVRETDIGKQLTCQVQALKALIEAYQAGLIGEEVH
- a CDS encoding PadR family transcriptional regulator; the protein is MNSQLKKGVLEMLVLQQLRERDCYGYELVQEISEHIAISEGTIYPLLRRLNKEALVTTYLKESESGPPRKYYKISSQGLATLQEQIAEWQTFVQRVNAILEGG
- a CDS encoding alpha/beta fold hydrolase; the encoded protein is MKNILIHGLGQDHTSWDQVKRYLEAEKLTVQCPNLYELFENDPYTYQTLYQNFERQVNNYSGKVNLCGLSVGGLLALDYAKNYPEQVNALILIGVPYKIPKLLMTIQSMVFKLMPESNFKQLGLGKEEFISLIASTKGLSIATHLENISCKTLLICGDKDQFNRKSSERFHGGIKNSELRLLKNSGHEVNVDNPKALAHLIAEFWQS